One Littorina saxatilis isolate snail1 linkage group LG12, US_GU_Lsax_2.0, whole genome shotgun sequence genomic region harbors:
- the LOC138982171 gene encoding syntaxin-7A-like yields the protein MPVVSLQTSKMTTTMYAFLLVLLLALVSSQLVPNDGGGQAGGGYPQNNYPTGGGYNQGGSGGGGGYPQNNNYNQRGGGMGVYGPQPRQPMNWMNLMYYNMFNNLFW from the exons ATGCCTGTTGTGTCGTTGCAGACAAGCaaaatgacgacgacgatgtaTGCTTTTCTTCTTGTCCTACTGCTGGCGTTGGTGTCATCACAGCTTGTTCCCA ATGACGGCGGGGGCCAGGCAGGGGGAGGCTACCCCCAGAACAATTACCCGACAGGCGGCGGCTATAATCAGGGTGGTAGTGGTGGAGGTGGCGGCTATCCCcagaacaacaactacaaccagAGAGGCGGGGGTATGGGTGTATACGGCCCCCAGCCACGGCAACCAATGAACTGGATGAACCTCATGTACTACAACATGTTTAACAACCTCTTCTGGTAG